Proteins from one Oscillatoria nigro-viridis PCC 7112 genomic window:
- the panB gene encoding 3-methyl-2-oxobutanoate hydroxymethyltransferase: MSVTTHQLIQWKQQQRPIVALTAYDYAIAQLIDLAGVDIILVGDSLAMTVLGYETTLPLTLDEILHHAKAVRRGVKQGLIVVDLPFLTYQESPQQAMHSAGRVLKETGAQAVKLEGGYPAMAATVSQLTSAGIPVMGHVGLTPQSVHQLGYKKQGKTAQAADRIIAESIALQEAGAFAIVLEHIPADLAAQITQKLTIPTIGIGAGPHCDGQVLVTSDLLGLSEKQPPFAKAYANLRETITQAVKDYSLEVRESKFPE; the protein is encoded by the coding sequence ATGTCAGTCACTACTCATCAATTAATTCAGTGGAAACAACAACAGCGACCAATTGTTGCCCTGACAGCTTATGATTATGCGATCGCCCAACTCATCGATCTAGCAGGCGTAGATATCATCCTAGTCGGTGATTCTCTCGCCATGACAGTCTTAGGCTACGAGACAACACTGCCGCTAACCCTCGATGAAATTCTGCACCACGCTAAAGCGGTGCGCCGTGGAGTTAAACAAGGATTAATTGTGGTCGATTTGCCGTTTTTGACTTACCAAGAAAGTCCCCAGCAAGCCATGCACTCGGCGGGGAGAGTTTTGAAAGAAACAGGCGCTCAAGCTGTAAAATTAGAAGGTGGATATCCAGCAATGGCCGCCACAGTTTCGCAGCTAACATCCGCCGGAATTCCGGTGATGGGCCACGTCGGTTTAACTCCGCAGTCGGTACACCAACTCGGTTACAAAAAACAAGGAAAAACGGCCCAAGCAGCCGATCGCATCATAGCAGAGTCGATCGCACTTCAAGAAGCCGGTGCCTTTGCGATCGTCTTAGAACACATTCCCGCAGACTTAGCCGCTCAAATTACCCAAAAACTAACTATTCCCACCATTGGTATCGGGGCCGGGCCGCACTGCGACGGTCAAGTTTTAGTTACTTCCGATTTGTTGGGACTTTCTGAAAAACAGCCGCCTTTTGCTAAAGCTTACGCCAATTTGCGAGAAACAATTACCCAAGCTGTGAAAGATTATTCCCTCGAAGTTAGAGAAAGCAAATTTCCCGAATAG
- the tatA gene encoding twin-arginine translocase TatA/TatE family subunit, whose protein sequence is MFGLGLPEMGIIAVLAILIFGPKKIPELGNALGKTLRSFKEGVGQSDDRDVDREKDKEEEGQPKV, encoded by the coding sequence ATGTTTGGTCTGGGATTGCCTGAAATGGGCATTATTGCGGTACTCGCTATTCTAATTTTCGGCCCCAAGAAGATTCCTGAGTTAGGAAATGCTTTGGGCAAAACCCTGCGGAGTTTTAAGGAAGGGGTTGGTCAATCTGACGATCGAGATGTCGATCGGGAGAAGGATAAAGAGGAAGAGGGCCAGCCGAAAGTGTAA
- a CDS encoding phycocyanobilin:ferredoxin oxidoreductase → MLEISQPSLREQQHYLIRKLADRMEAVWHRYLDLEPYHLPAELGYVEGRLEGEKLIIENRCYQTPQFRKIHLELAKVGPVLDILHCVMFPRPNYALPMFGTDIVAGKGKVSAAIADLSPLNRDRTLSETYRTQLKILPVNQFSCPRQIPEWGDIFSEFCLFVRPESMEEENRFLDIVESYVEIHCQQAVASEPVSAAEESKILDAHIYYCSQQQQNDKTRRVLEKAFGQDWAEHYMTEVLFDFPK, encoded by the coding sequence ATGTTAGAAATATCCCAGCCTTCCCTCCGCGAACAACAGCACTACCTCATCCGCAAATTAGCAGACCGGATGGAAGCAGTCTGGCACCGCTATCTAGACCTCGAACCCTACCACCTGCCCGCTGAGTTGGGATACGTAGAAGGGCGCTTGGAAGGAGAAAAACTAATCATTGAAAACCGCTGCTATCAAACGCCCCAGTTCCGCAAAATACACCTGGAACTCGCTAAAGTCGGGCCGGTACTTGACATACTGCACTGCGTGATGTTTCCCAGACCGAATTATGCTTTGCCGATGTTCGGTACGGATATAGTAGCAGGCAAAGGCAAAGTTAGCGCCGCGATCGCAGACCTTTCTCCCCTCAATCGAGATCGAACTTTGTCGGAAACCTACCGAACCCAACTGAAAATTTTGCCGGTCAACCAATTTTCTTGTCCCCGCCAAATTCCAGAATGGGGGGATATTTTCTCAGAATTTTGTCTGTTTGTGCGGCCAGAGTCGATGGAAGAAGAAAACAGGTTTCTGGACATAGTTGAATCCTACGTGGAAATTCACTGCCAACAGGCAGTCGCCTCCGAACCAGTCTCTGCCGCCGAAGAATCGAAAATTCTCGACGCTCATATTTACTATTGTAGCCAGCAGCAGCAAAATGACAAAACCCGCCGCGTACTCGAAAAAGCTTTCGGTCAAGATTGGGCGGAACATTACATGACGGAGGTGCTTTTTGATTTCCCTAAATAG
- a CDS encoding DevA family ABC transporter ATP-binding protein: MNTLPVVSIKNLNHSFGEGQLRKQTLFDINLEIYPGEIVLMTGPSGSGKTTLLTLIGALRSIQEGSLKILDQELRGTPKNKLVKVRRDIGYIFQAHNLLKCLTARQNVQMSLELHSHLSPQETNDKIEGMLQAVGLGERIDYYPDSLSGGQKQRVAIARALVSQPKLVLADEPTAALDSKSGRDVVEIMRGLAKEQHCTILLVTHDNRILDIADRIIHMEDGHLAQDTSTTAATGVLSGK, encoded by the coding sequence ATGAATACTTTACCAGTTGTCTCAATTAAAAATCTCAATCATTCCTTCGGCGAAGGACAACTTCGCAAACAGACCTTATTTGACATCAACCTAGAAATTTATCCCGGCGAAATCGTGCTGATGACTGGGCCTTCTGGGTCTGGTAAAACAACATTATTGACATTAATTGGAGCTTTGCGATCGATCCAAGAAGGTAGTCTGAAAATTCTCGACCAAGAATTGCGGGGAACGCCGAAAAATAAATTAGTTAAAGTCCGCCGCGACATCGGCTATATTTTCCAAGCTCACAATTTGCTCAAATGCTTGACAGCTAGGCAAAATGTGCAAATGTCTTTAGAACTCCACAGTCATCTTTCTCCCCAAGAAACTAATGATAAAATAGAGGGAATGCTGCAAGCTGTAGGCTTGGGAGAAAGAATAGATTATTACCCCGACAGTCTTTCTGGCGGGCAGAAACAAAGAGTCGCGATCGCCCGGGCGTTAGTCAGCCAGCCGAAATTAGTATTAGCAGACGAACCCACAGCAGCACTAGACAGTAAATCAGGTCGAGATGTGGTAGAAATTATGCGAGGTTTGGCAAAAGAACAGCACTGCACTATTTTGCTTGTTACCCACGACAACCGAATTTTAGATATAGCCGATCGCATTATTCACATGGAAGACGGCCACCTCGCACAAGATACATCAACAACGGCGGCAACCGGCGTTCTTTCGGGAAAATAG
- a CDS encoding ribulose bisphosphate carboxylase small subunit: protein MKTLPKERRYETLSYLPPLTDAQIAKQLQYILDQGYIPGVEFSESSAAEMHYWTLWKLPLFGAKSLPEIMTEIQACRQEYPQCYIRVMGFDNVKQCQVLSFIVHKPNTRGY from the coding sequence ATGAAGACTTTACCTAAAGAGCGCCGTTACGAAACTCTGTCTTATTTGCCCCCGCTGACAGACGCGCAAATTGCCAAGCAACTCCAGTACATCCTGGATCAAGGCTACATTCCCGGCGTAGAATTCAGCGAAAGCTCTGCCGCTGAAATGCACTATTGGACTCTGTGGAAGTTGCCTTTGTTTGGTGCAAAATCACTGCCGGAAATCATGACAGAAATTCAAGCTTGCCGTCAAGAATACCCCCAGTGCTACATCCGCGTCATGGGTTTTGACAACGTGAAGCAGTGCCAAGTGCTCAGCTTCATCGTCCACAAGCCTAACACCAGAGGCTACTAA
- a CDS encoding Uma2 family endonuclease, whose amino-acid sequence MTQSFNPTALPPAFPDHTQLPESDGTFVKNFQEHPQSILLTDSLETTLQNLHPDGQYAIGQDCGIYWRETDPPEKGAEAPDWFYVPNVPPQLDGQYRRSYVLWREYIVPLIAIEFASGDGSEELDSTPLSALPSGGNQKPGKFWVYERIIRIPYYAIYKIQTSELEVYNWVNTRYRRLEPNDRGHYPIDLMGVELGVWSGSYQNQTMQWLRWWDSEGNLLLTGSERARWESLQAEQERQRAEAERERAQQERQRAEAERERADAEREQKERLAAYLRSQGIDPDLI is encoded by the coding sequence ATGACCCAAAGCTTCAATCCCACAGCGTTGCCTCCCGCCTTTCCCGACCACACGCAACTCCCCGAATCTGACGGCACGTTTGTGAAAAACTTTCAAGAACATCCTCAGAGCATTTTGCTCACCGATTCTCTCGAAACCACTCTCCAAAACCTGCACCCCGACGGACAATACGCGATCGGGCAAGATTGTGGCATCTACTGGCGCGAAACTGACCCTCCAGAAAAGGGTGCCGAAGCCCCTGACTGGTTCTACGTCCCCAACGTTCCACCCCAATTAGACGGGCAATACCGCCGTTCCTACGTGCTCTGGCGCGAGTATATTGTGCCGCTGATTGCCATTGAATTTGCTTCGGGTGATGGTTCCGAAGAACTCGACAGCACCCCTTTATCTGCTTTACCCTCTGGGGGAAACCAGAAACCGGGAAAATTTTGGGTATACGAGCGGATTATCAGGATTCCCTACTACGCTATTTACAAGATTCAAACCAGTGAATTAGAAGTCTACAACTGGGTGAATACTCGCTATCGGCGTTTGGAACCGAACGATCGCGGGCATTACCCGATCGACCTGATGGGTGTAGAGTTGGGTGTATGGTCGGGTAGCTATCAAAATCAGACAATGCAGTGGTTGCGCTGGTGGGATAGCGAAGGGAATTTGTTGCTGACGGGGAGCGAGCGAGCTAGATGGGAAAGCCTGCAAGCCGAACAGGAACGCCAAAGGGCCGAGGCCGAACGAGAACGGGCCCAACAGGAACGCCAAAGGGCCGAGGCCGAACGAGAACGGGCCGACGCCGAACGAGAACAAAAAGAGCGATTGGCGGCTTATTTGCGATCGCAGGGCATCGATCCAGATCTCATTTGA
- a CDS encoding form I ribulose bisphosphate carboxylase large subunit, producing the protein MAYAQTQTQSKAGYKAGVQDYKLTYYTPDYTPKDTDVLAAFRVTPQPGVPPEEAGAAVAAESSTGTWTTVWTDLLTDLDRYKGRCYDIEPVPGEDNQYICFIAYPLDLFEEGSVTNLLTSLVGNVFGFKALRALRLEDLRIPIAYLKTFQGPPHGITVERDKLNKYGRPLLGCTIKPKLGLSAKNYGRAVYEVLRGGLDFTKDDENINSQPFMRWRDRFLFVQEAIEKAQAETGEVKGHYLNVTAPTCEEMMERAEFAKEIKTPIIMHDYLTGGFTANTSLAKWCRRNGVLLHIHRAMHAVIDRQKNHGIHFRVLAKCLRMSGGDHLHSGTVVGKLEGEKGITMGFVDLMREDHIEQDRARGIYFTQDWASMPGVMPVASGGIHIWHMPALVEIFGDDSCLQFGGGTLGHPWGNAPGATANRVALEACVQARNEGRNLMREGGDIIREACRWSPELAVACELWKEIKFEFEAMDTV; encoded by the coding sequence ATGGCTTACGCGCAAACCCAAACTCAATCAAAGGCTGGGTATAAAGCCGGAGTTCAAGACTATAAACTAACGTATTACACGCCGGACTACACCCCAAAGGATACAGATGTTTTGGCGGCTTTCCGGGTAACACCGCAGCCGGGAGTTCCCCCAGAAGAAGCAGGCGCTGCTGTGGCTGCTGAATCTTCTACAGGTACATGGACGACTGTTTGGACTGACCTCCTGACCGACCTCGACCGCTACAAAGGTCGCTGCTACGACATCGAGCCAGTTCCCGGTGAAGACAACCAATACATCTGCTTCATTGCTTATCCTTTGGATTTGTTTGAAGAAGGTTCAGTCACCAACTTGCTGACCTCGTTGGTCGGTAACGTGTTCGGTTTCAAAGCTCTGCGCGCTCTGCGGTTGGAAGACTTGCGGATTCCCATTGCTTACCTGAAAACCTTCCAAGGCCCTCCTCACGGTATTACCGTCGAGCGGGACAAATTGAACAAGTACGGTCGTCCTTTGCTGGGCTGTACAATTAAGCCCAAATTGGGTCTGTCTGCTAAGAACTACGGTCGTGCCGTTTACGAAGTTCTGCGCGGCGGTTTGGACTTCACCAAAGACGACGAAAACATCAACTCGCAGCCGTTCATGCGCTGGCGCGATCGTTTCTTGTTCGTTCAAGAAGCTATTGAAAAAGCTCAAGCAGAAACCGGCGAAGTCAAGGGCCACTACCTCAACGTAACCGCCCCCACCTGCGAAGAAATGATGGAGCGGGCTGAGTTCGCTAAGGAAATCAAAACCCCCATCATCATGCACGACTACCTGACCGGTGGTTTCACTGCAAACACCAGCTTGGCCAAATGGTGCCGCCGCAACGGTGTGTTGCTGCACATCCACCGCGCCATGCACGCCGTGATCGACCGTCAGAAGAACCACGGTATCCACTTCCGCGTACTTGCCAAGTGCTTGCGGATGTCCGGCGGCGACCACCTGCACTCCGGTACAGTTGTGGGCAAACTCGAAGGCGAAAAAGGCATCACGATGGGCTTCGTAGACTTGATGCGCGAAGACCACATCGAACAAGACCGCGCTCGCGGTATCTACTTCACCCAAGATTGGGCTTCCATGCCCGGTGTCATGCCGGTTGCTTCCGGCGGTATCCACATCTGGCACATGCCTGCTTTGGTGGAAATTTTCGGCGACGACTCCTGCTTGCAGTTTGGTGGCGGTACCTTGGGACACCCTTGGGGTAACGCACCTGGTGCAACTGCTAACCGCGTTGCTTTGGAAGCTTGCGTCCAAGCTCGTAACGAAGGTCGCAACCTGATGCGCGAAGGCGGAGACATTATCCGCGAAGCTTGCCGTTGGAGCCCTGAATTGGCCGTTGCTTGCGAACTGTGGAAAGAAATCAAGTTCGAGTTTGAAGCAATGGATACCGTCTGA
- a CDS encoding serine/threonine protein kinase, whose product MPHPPSKAVHCINPDCPRPYPQTWGNNFCHSCGAPLRLKNRYVPLESLGSGGFAAIFTVWDTETQTERVLKVLLETSAKALKLFEQEAWVLALLRHPGVPRVEPDGYFHVQTQNFAGGDGNPAAKRLPCLVMEKIHGKTLEEVLDEHPQGCPQEWVFSWLSQAVEILEELHRCQIIHRDIKPSNLMLRDPESPQVLLSKGLGGLQLVAIDFGGVKQMGGVESVGKDSRSSTRLISPGYSPPEQIVGGGVVPATDFYALGRTCIHLLTGKYPAEIEDPMTGELRWRHIVSVSPALANLLDDMVRSNVQQRPATAGDVRARLQEIYARSKGKIAIAPMGQAIVEFCRQVVVAGAQKTASLTVLLFGAIAQIVVASLDTGWEMVLGAVGGSAGAIGGLVLGYASPLGPEIANFLNEGLHQLIPNMTFAVGPEVLLFGFAGFGTAIGLTDAGSFRQQKQYWLSGLMGAQGYLLAGLCWMEATASSGVQGVILGAFAIASLTVGMGLRSHQLVHALVVAVFSTGMFLFLNAWNIFPGSFFGIFSLSNVTFGWLQVWGSIVFFGLLGSAIGLCLGVSHYLVVPVLRWLGWR is encoded by the coding sequence GTGCCTCACCCCCCTTCAAAAGCCGTCCACTGCATCAATCCAGATTGCCCAAGGCCCTACCCTCAGACTTGGGGCAACAATTTTTGTCATAGTTGCGGGGCTCCGCTGCGGCTAAAAAATCGCTACGTGCCTCTAGAAAGCCTCGGTTCCGGGGGTTTTGCAGCGATTTTCACAGTCTGGGACACAGAAACTCAAACCGAGCGCGTCCTGAAAGTGTTGCTCGAAACTTCCGCGAAAGCCCTGAAACTGTTCGAGCAAGAAGCTTGGGTTTTGGCACTTTTGCGGCACCCTGGCGTCCCTAGAGTCGAGCCTGACGGTTATTTTCACGTCCAAACGCAAAATTTTGCAGGCGGGGATGGAAATCCTGCGGCGAAGCGGCTGCCTTGTTTGGTAATGGAAAAGATTCACGGCAAAACTTTAGAAGAAGTTCTCGACGAGCACCCTCAAGGATGTCCGCAGGAATGGGTGTTTAGTTGGCTGAGTCAAGCTGTGGAAATTTTAGAGGAGTTGCACAGGTGTCAGATTATTCACCGCGACATTAAACCCTCAAATTTGATGCTGCGAGACCCGGAATCGCCCCAAGTTTTGCTAAGCAAGGGTTTGGGCGGACTGCAATTGGTGGCGATCGACTTTGGGGGAGTTAAACAAATGGGCGGTGTCGAATCCGTGGGGAAAGATTCTCGGAGTTCGACGCGGTTGATTTCGCCCGGATACAGTCCGCCGGAACAAATTGTGGGTGGCGGTGTGGTGCCGGCGACGGATTTTTATGCCCTGGGGCGGACTTGCATTCACTTGCTGACGGGGAAGTATCCGGCGGAAATTGAAGATCCGATGACGGGGGAGTTGCGGTGGCGTCACATTGTATCTGTGAGTCCGGCTTTGGCGAATTTGTTGGACGATATGGTGCGATCGAACGTGCAGCAGCGTCCGGCGACGGCTGGCGATGTTCGGGCGCGTTTGCAGGAGATTTATGCTAGGAGTAAGGGCAAAATCGCAATCGCCCCAATGGGTCAAGCTATTGTAGAATTCTGCAGGCAAGTAGTGGTGGCGGGGGCGCAAAAAACGGCAAGTTTGACGGTTTTGCTGTTCGGCGCGATCGCCCAAATTGTGGTAGCTTCTCTGGATACGGGCTGGGAAATGGTGCTGGGTGCCGTTGGTGGAAGTGCGGGGGCGATCGGCGGTTTGGTTTTGGGTTATGCTTCGCCTCTAGGCCCGGAAATTGCCAATTTTCTGAATGAAGGTTTGCACCAATTAATTCCTAACATGACTTTCGCTGTCGGGCCGGAAGTGCTGCTGTTTGGATTTGCGGGGTTCGGAACTGCGATCGGTTTGACGGATGCGGGGAGTTTTCGCCAGCAAAAACAGTATTGGCTGTCTGGATTGATGGGAGCTCAGGGCTATTTGTTGGCGGGTTTGTGCTGGATGGAAGCAACAGCTTCTAGTGGTGTGCAGGGGGTTATTTTGGGAGCTTTTGCGATCGCCTCTTTGACTGTGGGAATGGGTTTGCGGAGCCATCAATTAGTTCACGCTTTGGTAGTGGCTGTTTTCTCTACGGGAATGTTTCTGTTTCTGAATGCTTGGAACATTTTTCCGGGGAGTTTCTTTGGGATTTTTTCACTGTCTAACGTTACCTTCGGCTGGCTGCAAGTTTGGGGTTCAATTGTGTTTTTTGGTTTGTTGGGAAGTGCGATCGGGCTGTGTTTGGGAGTAAGTCATTATTTAGTTGTGCCCGTGCTCAGGTGGTTGGGATGGCGGTAG
- the devC gene encoding ABC transporter permease DevC, producing the protein MAKIPLAWAQLTREKMRLAVALAGIGFADLLMFMQFGFRDALFESSITFHAKLKGDIFITSTQSTALIAMKSFPQRRLYQALSFDGVTAISPVYLGFGLWKNPDPNQRNTRQLMVIGFDPAHPIFELPEIQNNLDKIKISDVVLFDQASRPEFGPVAEYFKQGKVVETEVDNRRVTVKGLFTLGASFGADGNLVTSDLNFLRIFASRRTKGLIDIGIIHLQPGTDVQAVVEKMRASLPNDVRISTKAEFVEIERKYWEESTAIGFVFTLGAAMGFIVGIVIVYQILYTDVTDHLPEYATLKAMGYKDFYFLSVVFQEALILAVIGYLPGFGVSLVLYNLGRNATSLPMYMTLGKALTVFVMTLIMCGASGAIAVRKLQAADPADIF; encoded by the coding sequence ATGGCCAAAATACCACTAGCTTGGGCACAATTAACCCGCGAAAAAATGCGCTTAGCAGTCGCACTAGCCGGCATTGGCTTCGCCGACTTGCTAATGTTTATGCAGTTCGGGTTTAGAGACGCGCTTTTTGAAAGTTCGATCACCTTTCACGCTAAATTAAAAGGGGATATTTTTATCACCAGCACTCAATCTACGGCTTTAATAGCCATGAAAAGTTTTCCCCAGCGTCGCTTGTATCAAGCCTTGAGTTTTGACGGCGTTACAGCAATTAGTCCGGTATATTTAGGCTTTGGATTGTGGAAAAACCCCGACCCCAACCAGCGAAATACTCGGCAATTGATGGTAATCGGTTTTGACCCCGCTCATCCCATCTTTGAGCTGCCTGAAATCCAAAATAATTTGGACAAAATCAAAATTTCGGATGTGGTTTTATTTGACCAAGCTTCCCGCCCGGAGTTTGGGCCTGTAGCAGAATATTTCAAACAGGGAAAAGTTGTTGAAACTGAAGTTGACAATCGCCGCGTTACGGTCAAGGGGTTATTTACTTTAGGAGCATCTTTCGGTGCTGATGGCAATCTGGTTACTAGCGATTTGAACTTTCTGCGAATTTTTGCATCGCGCCGAACGAAAGGTTTAATTGATATAGGAATTATTCACTTGCAGCCGGGAACCGACGTTCAAGCTGTTGTGGAAAAAATGAGGGCATCTTTGCCGAATGACGTGCGAATTTCTACTAAAGCAGAGTTCGTTGAAATTGAAAGAAAATATTGGGAAGAAAGTACCGCGATCGGCTTTGTTTTCACTCTCGGCGCGGCTATGGGATTTATCGTCGGCATCGTGATTGTTTATCAAATTCTCTATACCGATGTTACCGACCACTTGCCGGAATACGCGACGCTGAAGGCGATGGGATATAAGGATTTTTACTTTTTGAGCGTGGTGTTTCAAGAAGCTTTGATTCTCGCAGTTATCGGTTATTTGCCGGGGTTTGGAGTTTCTTTGGTGCTGTACAATTTAGGGAGAAATGCTACAAGTTTGCCGATGTACATGACTTTGGGGAAAGCTCTAACTGTGTTTGTAATGACGCTAATTATGTGTGGTGCGTCGGGGGCGATCGCGGTGAGGAAATTGCAGGCGGCCGATCCGGCAGATATATTTTAA
- a CDS encoding HlyD family efflux transporter periplasmic adaptor subunit, with amino-acid sequence MGKESRVKDKSFLKPPGRGVIGLAIAATVLTTGVGFWQVSQLRKAEELKAAAAKAAATSVPTRTSVTALGRLTPQGEVIKLSAPSASEGARIELLQVEEGDRVSQGQIIAVLDTRDRLQAILQQADKEVKVKQAELAKIQAGAKTGQIGAGKAEVAKFEAQVQRETEGEQANVARLEAQLRRETEAEQANVAKFEAGLQRETEAEQANLAKFEAQLQRETEVQQSKLARLEAQLRGEIASQNATVDRLKAELTNAEAEEKRNKELSETGAISASAYDTKRLAVETARQRVKEAQAVLEKTVQTLQEQIVETKATVKQTVETGKQEINQSRANLRRKLETGRQEINQARATLNQKIETGREQINQAEAILKQKAETGQEQINQAKANLDQIAEVRPEDVQAAQAAVESAIAAKQKAQVDLNLSYVKAPVSGYVLKVHSRQGERVNTQDGIVELGGTDQMYAVAEVYETDIAKVRNGQRATVTSPVFAGTLEGKVARIGKQISKKDVLNTDPAADTDARVIEVRIRLDPESSKKVATLTNLQVEVKIDI; translated from the coding sequence ATGGGAAAGGAATCACGGGTCAAGGATAAATCATTTTTAAAACCCCCAGGGCGAGGAGTCATCGGTTTAGCGATCGCTGCCACTGTCCTTACCACAGGAGTCGGTTTTTGGCAAGTATCTCAACTTAGAAAAGCCGAAGAGTTAAAGGCGGCGGCTGCAAAGGCTGCTGCAACTTCCGTCCCCACCCGCACCAGCGTTACTGCTTTGGGTAGGTTGACTCCCCAGGGGGAAGTTATCAAATTGTCGGCCCCTTCGGCGTCGGAGGGAGCAAGAATTGAACTGTTGCAGGTGGAAGAGGGCGATCGAGTCAGTCAAGGACAAATCATAGCAGTTCTCGATACGCGCGATCGGCTCCAAGCAATCCTCCAACAAGCCGACAAAGAAGTCAAAGTCAAACAAGCAGAATTAGCGAAAATTCAAGCAGGCGCAAAAACCGGTCAAATCGGCGCTGGGAAAGCCGAAGTGGCCAAGTTTGAAGCACAAGTGCAAAGAGAAACCGAAGGCGAACAAGCTAACGTCGCCCGCTTAGAAGCTCAACTGCGAAGAGAAACCGAAGCCGAACAAGCTAACGTCGCCAAATTTGAGGCCGGGCTGCAAAGAGAAACCGAAGCCGAACAAGCTAATCTTGCCAAATTTGAGGCACAACTCCAAAGAGAAACTGAAGTACAGCAATCCAAATTGGCTAGGCTAGAAGCTCAATTGCGCGGCGAAATTGCCTCTCAAAACGCTACAGTCGATCGGCTAAAAGCCGAATTAACCAACGCCGAAGCCGAGGAAAAACGCAATAAAGAACTCTCCGAAACAGGCGCAATTTCTGCTTCGGCATACGACACCAAACGTTTAGCAGTAGAGACGGCTCGCCAGAGAGTCAAAGAAGCTCAAGCTGTATTAGAAAAAACTGTGCAAACACTGCAAGAGCAGATAGTCGAAACTAAAGCCACAGTCAAACAAACAGTAGAAACAGGCAAGCAGGAAATCAATCAATCCCGAGCCAATCTCCGACGCAAGTTAGAAACAGGCAGGCAGGAAATTAACCAAGCCAGAGCAACCTTAAACCAAAAGATAGAAACAGGACGAGAACAAATCAATCAAGCCGAAGCAATACTCAAACAAAAAGCAGAAACTGGCCAAGAACAAATCAATCAAGCCAAAGCAAATCTAGACCAAATTGCCGAAGTACGTCCCGAAGACGTGCAAGCCGCCCAAGCCGCCGTAGAAAGTGCGATCGCCGCCAAACAAAAAGCTCAAGTAGACTTAAACTTAAGTTACGTCAAAGCACCCGTATCCGGCTACGTTCTCAAAGTTCACAGCCGACAAGGAGAACGTGTCAACACTCAAGATGGCATCGTAGAACTAGGCGGCACCGACCAAATGTACGCCGTAGCAGAAGTTTACGAAACCGACATCGCCAAAGTGCGAAACGGCCAGCGTGCAACAGTCACCAGCCCCGTTTTTGCAGGCACTTTGGAAGGAAAAGTCGCTCGCATCGGCAAACAAATCAGCAAAAAAGATGTCCTTAATACAGACCCAGCCGCCGACACCGACGCGAGAGTTATCGAAGTAAGAATTCGCCTCGATCCGGAATCGAGCAAGAAAGTTGCAACCTTAACAAACTTGCAGGTTGAAGTTAAAATAGACATTTAA
- the rcbX gene encoding RuBisCO chaperone RbcX, with the protein MDLKQVAKDTAKVLASYLTYQSVRMVVAQLSETNPPLAIWLNDFSSKGKIQDGEAYIQELLLENQDLGFRIMTVREYLAHDVVEFLPEMVRTNIQQANMEHRRQHLERITQLNWSLPSSNPESSIDSEPNLDNLSS; encoded by the coding sequence ATGGATCTCAAACAAGTTGCGAAAGACACCGCTAAGGTGCTGGCAAGTTACCTAACCTATCAATCCGTGCGGATGGTGGTCGCTCAGTTGAGCGAAACCAACCCTCCTCTGGCAATCTGGTTGAACGACTTTTCCTCAAAGGGCAAAATCCAAGACGGAGAAGCTTACATTCAAGAACTGCTGTTGGAAAATCAAGATTTGGGATTTCGGATCATGACTGTCCGGGAGTATCTCGCTCATGATGTAGTGGAATTTTTGCCGGAGATGGTTCGCACTAACATTCAACAGGCGAATATGGAACACAGGCGCCAGCATTTGGAGCGAATCACGCAACTTAATTGGTCTCTCCCTAGCAGCAATCCTGAAAGTTCAATTGATTCTGAACCGAATCTGGATAATTTGTCCAGTTGA